One stretch of Actinacidiphila sp. DG2A-62 DNA includes these proteins:
- a CDS encoding ABC transporter ATP-binding protein has product MGSGDAGDGAVVIETRGLAKRYRGTLAVDGLDLRVPRGSVFGFLGPNGSGKTTTIRMLMGLIAPTAGSARVLGRPMPRASRSVLPKVGALIEGPALYGFLSGRDNLLRFDAADPTADPRTRSVRVGAALDRVGLAAAAGKKAKAYSLGMKQRLGLAAALLQPRELLVLDEPTNGLDPQGMREIRGLVRELAADGTTVFLSSHLLDEIEQVCTHAAVMARGRLLTQGPVAELAAGTRGRLAVTTPDPGRAAEVLAAHGVTGLATDPGAGAGAGPAGASPRVTGDLPADPPDLAELNAALVRAGVRVRGFGVERASLEDAFVALTGEGFDVAG; this is encoded by the coding sequence GTGGGCAGCGGGGACGCCGGGGACGGCGCGGTGGTGATCGAGACCCGGGGGCTGGCCAAGCGGTACCGCGGGACCCTCGCGGTGGACGGGCTGGACCTGCGGGTGCCGCGCGGCAGCGTCTTCGGTTTCCTCGGGCCGAACGGCTCGGGCAAGACCACCACCATCCGGATGCTGATGGGGCTGATCGCGCCGACCGCGGGCAGCGCCCGGGTGCTGGGCCGGCCGATGCCCCGCGCCTCCCGCAGCGTGCTGCCGAAGGTCGGCGCCCTGATCGAGGGCCCCGCGCTCTACGGGTTCCTGTCCGGCCGGGACAATCTGCTGCGGTTCGACGCGGCCGACCCCACCGCCGATCCGCGCACCCGGTCCGTCCGGGTCGGCGCGGCCCTGGACCGGGTGGGGCTCGCCGCGGCGGCGGGCAAGAAGGCCAAGGCGTACTCGCTGGGCATGAAGCAGCGGCTCGGGCTGGCCGCCGCGCTGCTCCAGCCGCGCGAACTGCTGGTGCTGGACGAGCCGACCAACGGGCTGGACCCGCAGGGCATGCGGGAGATCCGCGGGCTGGTGCGGGAGTTGGCGGCGGACGGCACCACCGTCTTCCTCTCCTCGCACCTGCTGGACGAGATCGAGCAGGTCTGCACGCACGCGGCGGTGATGGCGCGCGGCCGGCTGCTCACCCAGGGACCGGTCGCCGAACTGGCCGCGGGCACCCGTGGCAGGCTTGCGGTCACCACGCCCGATCCGGGGCGGGCGGCCGAGGTCCTCGCCGCGCACGGCGTCACGGGTCTGGCCACGGACCCGGGCGCCGGGGCGGGCGCGGGTCCGGCCGGCGCGAGCCCCCGGGTCACCGGCGACCTGCCGGCCGACCCGCCCGACCTGGCCGAGCTGAACGCGGCGCTGGTCCGCGCGGGAGTGCGGGTGCGCGGCTTCGGCGTCGAACGCGCCTCGCTGGAGGACGCGTTCGTGGCCCTGACCGGAGAGGGTTTCGATGTCGCGGGCTGA
- a CDS encoding ABC transporter permease, which produces MPPAGASRGPRWSWSWGLFRSELVTVFRRWRTLALFLVLAGVPLLVGIAVKIETRDGGSAGRGDGNGPAFIEQVSNNGLFLTFAALAATLPFFLPMAVGVVAGDAVAGEAGGGTLRYLLVAPAGRTRLLLVKYASVLVFCVAATLVVAVSGLAVGFALFPVGDVTTLSGTTIGLSQGMLRALLIALLVAASLVGIAALGLFVSTLTDSGIGAMATTVGLLITVQIVDTIPQLHAVQPYLFPHYWLSFADVLRAPVQWDGIVRNLGLQALYAAVFGSAAWSRFTTRDVTA; this is translated from the coding sequence GTGCCGCCGGCAGGGGCCTCGCGGGGGCCGCGGTGGAGCTGGTCGTGGGGGCTGTTCCGGTCGGAGCTGGTCACGGTGTTCCGGCGGTGGCGGACGCTCGCGCTGTTCCTGGTGCTGGCGGGCGTGCCGCTGCTGGTCGGCATCGCGGTGAAGATCGAGACGCGGGACGGCGGCTCCGCGGGGCGCGGCGACGGGAACGGCCCGGCGTTCATCGAACAGGTCAGCAACAACGGCCTGTTCCTGACCTTCGCCGCCCTGGCCGCGACGCTGCCGTTCTTCCTGCCGATGGCGGTCGGTGTGGTGGCCGGCGACGCGGTCGCGGGGGAGGCCGGCGGCGGCACGCTGCGCTATCTGCTGGTCGCGCCGGCAGGCCGGACCCGGCTGCTGCTGGTGAAGTACGCCTCGGTGCTGGTGTTCTGCGTGGCGGCCACGCTCGTGGTCGCGGTGTCGGGGCTGGCGGTGGGGTTCGCGCTGTTCCCGGTCGGGGACGTCACGACGCTGTCCGGCACCACGATCGGCCTGTCCCAGGGCATGCTGCGGGCGCTGCTGATCGCACTGCTGGTGGCGGCCTCGCTGGTGGGCATCGCCGCGCTGGGGCTGTTCGTCTCCACGCTCACCGACAGCGGGATCGGCGCGATGGCGACGACCGTCGGACTGCTGATCACCGTGCAGATCGTCGACACGATCCCGCAGCTGCACGCCGTGCAGCCGTATCTGTTCCCGCACTACTGGCTGAGCTTCGCCGACGTCCTGCGCGCGCCCGTCCAGTGGGACGGCATCGTGCGGAACCTCGGCCTGCAGGCGCTCTACGCCGCGGTGTTCGGCTCCGCCGCCTGGTCCCGCTTCACCACCCGCGACGTCACCGCCTGA
- the rarD gene encoding EamA family transporter RarD has product MSEQRAGLAYGFAAYGMWGLFPLYWPLLEPAGAMEILAHRMVWSLVVVAVALLVVRRWAWLAELVRQPRRLALVALAAALISVNWGMYIWGVNSGHVVESALGYFINPLVTIALGVVVLHERLRPAQWAAVGIGVLAVAVLTVGYGRLPWIALTLAFSFGLYGLVKKKIALGGLESLGAEASVQFVPAFVFLMVLGARGDSTFASHGAGHASLIAVSGLITALPLVCFGMAANRLPLSTIGLAQYLTPVIQFLLGVLHFHEKMPAERWAGFLMVWAALVVLTADALRAARRGRAALAAAAAAATAAGVAGAAGVSGGAAGNGTVAGGTAAGQAVTSRVVKRDQAAEPNTAA; this is encoded by the coding sequence ATGAGCGAGCAGCGGGCTGGACTGGCGTACGGCTTCGCGGCCTACGGGATGTGGGGGCTCTTCCCGCTGTACTGGCCGCTTTTGGAGCCGGCCGGCGCGATGGAGATCCTGGCGCACCGGATGGTGTGGTCGCTCGTGGTCGTCGCGGTGGCGCTGCTGGTGGTGCGGCGCTGGGCGTGGCTGGCCGAGCTGGTCCGGCAGCCGCGGCGGCTCGCGCTGGTGGCGCTGGCCGCGGCGCTGATATCGGTCAACTGGGGCATGTACATCTGGGGCGTCAACTCCGGGCACGTCGTGGAGTCCGCGCTCGGCTACTTCATCAACCCGCTGGTCACCATCGCGCTGGGCGTGGTGGTGCTGCACGAGCGGCTGCGTCCGGCGCAGTGGGCGGCGGTCGGCATCGGGGTGCTCGCGGTCGCGGTGCTCACCGTGGGCTACGGGCGGCTGCCGTGGATCGCGCTGACCCTGGCGTTCTCCTTCGGGCTCTACGGGCTGGTGAAGAAGAAGATCGCGCTGGGCGGGCTGGAGTCGCTGGGCGCGGAGGCGTCGGTGCAGTTCGTGCCGGCCTTCGTCTTCCTGATGGTGCTGGGCGCGCGCGGCGACTCCACCTTCGCCTCGCACGGCGCCGGGCACGCCTCGCTGATCGCCGTCAGCGGGCTGATCACCGCGCTGCCACTGGTGTGCTTCGGCATGGCGGCGAACCGGCTGCCGCTGTCCACGATCGGCCTGGCGCAGTACCTCACGCCGGTGATCCAGTTCCTGCTGGGTGTGCTGCACTTTCACGAGAAGATGCCGGCCGAGCGCTGGGCCGGCTTCCTGATGGTGTGGGCGGCGCTCGTGGTGCTGACCGCCGACGCGCTGCGGGCGGCCCGGCGCGGACGCGCGGCCCTCGCGGCGGCGGCCGCGGCGGCCACGGCGGCGGGGGTCGCGGGCGCGGCGGGCGTGTCCGGCGGCGCGGCGGGGAACGGGACGGTGGCGGGCGGGACGGCCGCCGGTCAGGCGGTGACGTCGCGGGTGGTGAAGCGGGACCAGGCGGCGGAGCCGAACACCGCGGCGTAG
- a CDS encoding SDR family oxidoreductase, giving the protein MSIVVTGATGHLGRLVIADLLERGVAPGDIAAVVRDEAKAADLAARGVELRVADYDRPESLTAAVHAGDKVLLISGSEVGKRVPQHRAVIDAAKAAGVALLAYTGILGGPKADLKLADEHKATEELILASGLPYVFLRNGWYTEVYVQNLGTVLEHGAVVASAGDGRVASAARADYAAAAAAVLTGEGHENTAYELSGDVAWSFAEYAAAVSEATGRDIAYRNVSPAEHKAILVGAGLPEAFADLLVDVDAAISRGVLAGGSDDLARLIGRPTTPMPQTVAAAVKG; this is encoded by the coding sequence ATGAGCATCGTCGTCACCGGAGCCACCGGCCACCTCGGCCGCCTGGTCATCGCGGACCTGCTGGAGCGCGGCGTCGCGCCCGGCGACATCGCGGCGGTCGTCCGGGACGAGGCCAAGGCCGCCGATCTGGCCGCGCGCGGCGTCGAGCTGCGGGTGGCCGACTACGACCGCCCGGAGAGCCTGACGGCCGCCGTCCACGCCGGCGACAAGGTGCTGCTGATCTCCGGCAGCGAGGTCGGCAAGCGCGTCCCGCAGCACCGGGCGGTGATCGACGCGGCGAAGGCGGCGGGCGTCGCCCTGCTCGCCTACACCGGCATCCTGGGCGGCCCGAAGGCCGATCTGAAGCTGGCCGACGAGCACAAGGCCACCGAGGAGCTGATCCTCGCCTCGGGGCTGCCGTACGTCTTCCTGCGCAACGGCTGGTACACCGAGGTCTACGTGCAGAACCTGGGCACGGTGCTGGAGCACGGCGCGGTCGTCGCCAGCGCCGGGGACGGCCGGGTCGCCTCGGCCGCCCGCGCCGACTACGCCGCGGCGGCGGCCGCGGTGCTCACCGGCGAGGGCCACGAGAACACCGCGTACGAACTGAGCGGCGACGTGGCGTGGAGCTTCGCGGAGTACGCCGCGGCGGTCTCCGAGGCGACCGGCCGGGACATCGCCTACCGCAACGTCTCCCCCGCCGAGCACAAGGCGATCCTGGTCGGCGCGGGCCTGCCGGAGGCCTTCGCCGACCTCCTGGTCGACGTGGACGCGGCCATCTCGCGCGGCGTGCTGGCGGGCGGCTCGGACGACCTGGCCCGGCTGATCGGCCGCCCGACGACGCCGATGCCGCAGACGGTGGCCGCGGCCGTGAAGGGCTGA
- a CDS encoding winged helix-turn-helix transcriptional regulator — protein sequence MKVSAVRIAEKLERGCPERAILEHVTSTWGVLVLLELSDGPEESRRFSELRRAISGVSEKMLTQTLRVLERDGLVSRHARPVIPPHVDYALTPLGAQAAALVRALTEWTAVHAPDVAEAQKTYDAAH from the coding sequence ATGAAGGTAAGTGCGGTGAGGATCGCGGAGAAGCTGGAGCGCGGCTGCCCGGAGCGGGCCATCCTGGAGCACGTCACCAGCACCTGGGGCGTCCTGGTGCTCCTTGAGCTGTCCGACGGCCCCGAGGAGTCACGCCGCTTCAGCGAGCTGCGCCGGGCGATATCGGGCGTCAGCGAGAAGATGCTGACCCAGACGCTGCGGGTGCTGGAGCGCGACGGTCTCGTCAGCCGGCACGCCCGCCCCGTCATCCCGCCGCACGTCGACTACGCGCTCACCCCGCTCGGCGCGCAGGCCGCCGCGCTGGTGCGGGCGCTCACCGAGTGGACGGCCGTGCACGCGCCCGACGTGGCCGAGGCCCAGAAGACGTACGACGCCGCGCACTAG
- a CDS encoding 2-oxoacid:ferredoxin oxidoreductase subunit beta, with protein MSDALALVPKAQAPQTMKDFKSDQEVRWCPGCGDYAILAAVQSFMPELGLARENVVFVSGIGCSSRFPYYMNTYGMHSIHGRAPAIATGLAASRRDLSVWVVTGDGDALSIGGNHLIHALRRNVNLKILLFNNRIYGLTKGQYSPTSEIGKITKSTPMGSLDAPFNPVSLALGAEASFVARTIDSDRKHLQSVLRAAAQHEGTALVEIYQNCNIFNDGAFDTLKDKESAQEALIRLEHGQPIRFGAPAADGLGGKGVVRDRATGDLRVIDVAAEGADEVLVHDAHAPSPTNAFALSRLADPDTLFHTPVGVLRDVARPVYDVDMAEQLRQAQTRQGEGDLGKLLAGNDTWTVVG; from the coding sequence ATGTCTGACGCACTCGCACTGGTGCCCAAGGCACAGGCGCCGCAGACCATGAAGGATTTCAAGTCCGACCAGGAGGTGCGCTGGTGCCCGGGCTGCGGTGACTACGCGATCCTGGCCGCCGTGCAGTCCTTCATGCCGGAACTGGGCCTGGCCCGGGAGAACGTGGTGTTCGTCTCCGGGATCGGCTGCTCCTCGCGGTTCCCGTACTACATGAACACCTACGGCATGCACTCCATCCACGGGCGCGCGCCGGCCATCGCGACGGGGCTGGCGGCCTCGCGGCGGGATCTGAGCGTGTGGGTGGTGACCGGCGACGGCGACGCGCTGTCCATCGGCGGCAACCACCTCATCCACGCCCTGCGGCGCAACGTCAATCTGAAGATCCTGCTGTTCAACAACCGGATCTACGGACTGACCAAGGGCCAGTACAGCCCGACCTCGGAGATCGGCAAGATCACCAAGTCGACGCCGATGGGCTCGCTGGACGCGCCCTTCAACCCGGTGTCGCTGGCGCTGGGCGCCGAGGCGTCGTTCGTGGCCCGCACCATCGACTCCGACCGCAAGCACCTGCAGAGCGTGCTGCGGGCGGCGGCCCAGCACGAGGGCACCGCGCTGGTGGAGATCTACCAGAACTGCAACATCTTCAACGACGGCGCGTTCGACACGCTCAAGGACAAGGAGAGCGCGCAGGAGGCGCTGATCCGGCTGGAGCACGGGCAGCCGATCCGCTTCGGCGCGCCCGCGGCGGACGGCCTGGGCGGCAAGGGCGTGGTACGCGACCGGGCGACCGGCGACCTGCGGGTGATCGACGTGGCCGCCGAGGGCGCCGACGAGGTGCTGGTGCACGACGCGCACGCGCCGTCGCCGACGAACGCCTTCGCGCTGTCCCGGCTGGCCGACCCGGACACGCTCTTCCACACCCCGGTGGGCGTGCTGCGCGACGTCGCGCGGCCGGTCTACGACGTGGACATGGCCGAGCAGTTGCGGCAGGCGCAGACCCGGCAGGGCGAAGGCGACCTGGGCAAGCTGCTGGCCGGCAACGACACGTGGACGGTGGTCGGCTGA
- a CDS encoding 2-oxoacid:acceptor oxidoreductase subunit alpha, with protein sequence MTSQVSSPVDGATQPVVTDVLGVQRSPSKEVRRLDRVIIRFAGDSGDGMQLTGDRFTSETASFGNDLSTLPNFPAEIRAPAGTLPGVSSFQLHFADHDILTPGDAPDVLVAMNPAALKANLADLPRGAEIIVNTDEFTKRAMQKVGYAANPLEDGSLEAYAVHPVPLTTLTLEALKDSGLARKDAERAKNMFALGLLSWMYHRPTEGTEGFLRTKFAKKPDIAEANVAAYRAGWNFGETTEDFAVSYQVQPAASAFPAGTYRNISGNLALAYGLVTASVRSGLPLFLGSYPITPASDILHELSRHKNFGVRTFQAEDEIAAIGAALGAAFGGSLAVTTTSGPGVALKSETIGLAVSLELPLLVVDIQRGGPSTGLPTKTEQADLLQAMYGRNGEAPVPVVAPATAADCFTAALEAARIALTYRTPVMLLSDGYLANGSEPWRIPEADELPDLRVEFASAPNHTAEDGSETFWPYLRDPETLARPWAVPGTPGLEHRIGGIEKQDGTGNISYDPKNHDFMVRTRQAKIDGIAVPDVEVDDPDGAARTLVLGWGSTYGPITAAVRRVRREGGAVAQAHLRHLNPFPANLGQVLRSYERVIVPEMNLGQLAHLLRATYLVDARSYNQVTGLPFKAEQLAAAITELSQDLGAGPTGSAKGLGTADEEHGNV encoded by the coding sequence GTGACCAGCCAGGTCAGCAGCCCCGTCGACGGGGCGACACAACCCGTGGTGACCGACGTCCTCGGCGTACAGCGCAGTCCGTCGAAGGAGGTCAGGCGGCTGGACCGCGTGATCATCCGCTTCGCGGGCGACTCCGGTGACGGTATGCAGCTCACCGGTGACCGTTTCACCTCCGAGACCGCGTCGTTCGGCAACGACCTGTCGACGCTGCCGAACTTCCCGGCCGAGATCCGCGCGCCCGCGGGCACCCTGCCGGGCGTGTCCTCCTTCCAGCTGCACTTCGCCGACCACGACATCCTCACCCCGGGCGACGCCCCGGACGTGCTGGTGGCGATGAACCCGGCGGCGCTGAAGGCGAACCTGGCCGACCTGCCGCGCGGCGCGGAGATCATCGTCAACACCGACGAGTTCACCAAGCGCGCGATGCAGAAGGTCGGCTACGCGGCGAACCCGCTGGAGGACGGCAGCCTGGAGGCGTACGCGGTGCACCCCGTGCCGCTGACCACGCTGACCCTGGAGGCGCTCAAGGACAGCGGCCTGGCCCGCAAGGACGCCGAGCGGGCGAAGAACATGTTCGCGCTCGGCCTGCTGTCCTGGATGTACCACCGGCCGACCGAGGGCACCGAGGGCTTCCTGCGCACGAAGTTCGCCAAGAAGCCCGACATCGCCGAGGCCAACGTCGCGGCCTACCGCGCGGGCTGGAACTTCGGCGAGACCACCGAGGACTTCGCGGTCTCCTACCAGGTGCAGCCGGCCGCGAGCGCCTTCCCGGCCGGCACCTACCGCAACATCTCGGGGAATCTGGCGCTGGCCTACGGCCTGGTCACGGCCTCGGTGCGCAGCGGGCTGCCGCTGTTCCTCGGCTCCTACCCGATCACGCCGGCCTCGGACATCCTGCACGAGCTGTCCCGGCACAAGAACTTCGGCGTGCGGACCTTCCAGGCCGAGGACGAGATCGCGGCGATCGGCGCGGCGCTGGGCGCGGCCTTCGGCGGGTCGCTCGCGGTGACCACCACCTCGGGGCCCGGCGTGGCGCTGAAGTCCGAGACGATCGGCCTGGCGGTGTCGCTGGAGCTGCCGCTGCTGGTGGTGGACATCCAGCGCGGCGGCCCCTCGACGGGCCTGCCGACCAAGACCGAGCAGGCCGACCTGCTGCAGGCGATGTACGGGCGCAACGGCGAGGCGCCGGTGCCGGTGGTCGCGCCCGCGACCGCCGCCGACTGCTTCACCGCGGCGCTGGAGGCGGCCAGGATCGCGCTGACCTACCGCACCCCGGTGATGCTGCTGTCCGACGGCTACCTGGCCAACGGCTCCGAGCCGTGGCGCATCCCGGAGGCCGACGAACTGCCGGACCTGCGGGTGGAGTTCGCCTCCGCGCCGAACCACACGGCGGAGGACGGCAGCGAAACCTTCTGGCCGTACCTGCGCGACCCCGAGACGCTCGCCCGGCCCTGGGCGGTGCCCGGCACGCCCGGCCTGGAACACCGCATCGGCGGCATCGAGAAGCAGGACGGCACCGGCAACATCTCGTACGACCCGAAGAACCACGACTTCATGGTCCGCACCCGGCAGGCCAAGATCGACGGCATCGCGGTCCCGGACGTCGAGGTGGACGACCCGGACGGCGCCGCCCGCACGCTGGTGCTGGGCTGGGGCTCGACGTACGGGCCGATCACCGCGGCGGTCCGGCGGGTGCGGCGCGAGGGCGGCGCGGTGGCGCAGGCGCACCTGCGGCACCTCAACCCGTTCCCGGCCAACCTCGGCCAGGTGCTGCGGTCCTACGAGCGGGTGATCGTGCCGGAGATGAACCTCGGCCAGCTCGCACACCTGCTGCGGGCGACGTACCTGGTCGACGCCCGGTCGTACAACCAGGTCACCGGACTGCCGTTCAAGGCGGAGCAGCTGGCCGCCGCCATCACTGAGCTGAGCCAGGACCTCGGCGCGGGACCCACCGGGTCCGCCAAGGGGCTCGGCACCGCCGACGAGGAGCACGGGAATGTCTGA
- a CDS encoding response regulator transcription factor: MRVVIAEDSVLLREGLTRLLTDRGHDVVAGVGDAEGLLKAVRELADQGAPPDVVVADVRMPPTHTDEGVRAAVQLRRDHPGIGVLVLSQYVEEQYATELLAGSSRGVGYLLKDRVAEVREFVDAVVRVAEGGTALDPEVVAQLLGRSRKQDVLAGLTPREREVLGLMAEGRTNSAVAKQLVVSDGAVEKHVSNIFLKLGLAPSEGDHRRVLAVLTYLNS, encoded by the coding sequence GTGCGCGTGGTCATCGCCGAGGACTCGGTGCTGCTGCGGGAGGGGCTGACCCGGCTGCTGACCGACCGCGGCCATGACGTGGTCGCGGGCGTCGGTGACGCGGAGGGCCTGCTCAAGGCGGTGCGCGAGCTGGCCGACCAGGGAGCGCCGCCGGACGTGGTGGTGGCGGACGTGCGGATGCCGCCGACCCACACCGACGAGGGCGTGCGCGCGGCGGTGCAGCTGCGCAGGGACCACCCGGGCATCGGCGTGCTGGTGCTGTCGCAGTACGTGGAGGAGCAGTACGCCACCGAGCTGCTCGCGGGCAGCAGCCGCGGCGTGGGCTACCTGCTGAAGGACCGGGTGGCCGAGGTGCGGGAGTTCGTCGACGCGGTGGTGCGGGTCGCTGAGGGCGGCACCGCGCTGGACCCGGAGGTCGTCGCGCAGCTGCTGGGCCGCAGCCGCAAGCAGGACGTGCTGGCCGGGCTGACGCCGCGCGAGCGCGAGGTGCTGGGGCTGATGGCCGAGGGCCGGACGAACTCGGCGGTCGCCAAGCAGCTCGTGGTGAGCGACGGCGCGGTGGAGAAGCACGTCAGCAACATCTTCCTGAAGCTGGGGCTGGCGCCGAGCGAGGGCGACCACCGCAGGGTGCTCGCGGTGCTCACCTATCTGAACTCGTAG
- a CDS encoding quinone oxidoreductase family protein has translation MRAVGFDVNGGPEVLRPVEVPVPVPGPGEVLIRVAYAGVNHGEVRHRLGDFGAPDGIAVPGFEVSGEIAEVGPDVAGAALGDPVAAYLPDGGGYAEYAVAPAVFAFPLDGVSLRDGGGAGLGLTTAYGLLTGAARLAAGDSVLIHAAAGGVGSAAAQMARALGAARVHGTVGSAAKTDYAKRFGYDAVHLREDFAAAFAGTAAGTYGEVSAGSAGRYGEASAGSAAGAFARAYAGLDAGLDDGGAGFDVVLDPVGGPARLAGLAALAPFGRLVVYGEAARRPDLSVPVRGLRENNRSVAGYDIRDLARRAPGTVRSHALAALSLLTSGAIRVDVTSELPLAEAARAHEVLQAGANVGKTLLAVRPA, from the coding sequence GTGCGCGCGGTCGGTTTCGACGTCAACGGCGGTCCCGAGGTGCTGCGGCCCGTGGAGGTGCCGGTGCCGGTCCCGGGCCCCGGTGAGGTGCTGATCCGGGTCGCGTACGCGGGCGTCAACCACGGCGAGGTGCGGCACCGGCTGGGCGACTTCGGCGCACCCGACGGCATCGCCGTTCCCGGGTTCGAGGTCTCCGGCGAGATCGCCGAGGTCGGGCCCGACGTGGCCGGCGCGGCCCTCGGCGACCCGGTCGCCGCCTACCTCCCCGACGGCGGCGGCTACGCGGAGTACGCGGTCGCGCCCGCGGTGTTCGCCTTCCCGCTGGACGGCGTGTCGCTGCGCGACGGCGGCGGCGCGGGGCTCGGGCTCACCACCGCCTACGGGCTGCTGACCGGCGCGGCGCGGCTGGCCGCCGGCGACTCGGTCCTCATCCACGCGGCGGCCGGCGGGGTCGGCTCGGCCGCCGCCCAGATGGCCCGCGCGCTCGGCGCCGCCCGGGTGCACGGCACGGTCGGCTCGGCCGCGAAGACGGACTACGCGAAGCGGTTCGGGTACGACGCGGTGCACCTGCGCGAGGACTTCGCGGCGGCGTTCGCGGGGACGGCGGCGGGGACGTACGGCGAGGTGTCCGCCGGGTCCGCGGGGAGGTACGGCGAGGCGTCGGCCGGATCGGCGGCGGGAGCGTTTGCGCGGGCGTACGCCGGTCTCGACGCCGGCCTCGACGACGGCGGCGCCGGCTTCGACGTCGTGCTGGACCCGGTCGGCGGCCCGGCCCGGCTGGCCGGCCTGGCGGCCCTCGCGCCCTTCGGCCGGCTGGTCGTCTACGGCGAGGCGGCCCGCCGCCCCGACCTCAGCGTCCCGGTGCGCGGCCTGCGGGAGAACAACCGCTCCGTGGCCGGCTACGACATCCGCGACCTCGCCCGCCGCGCACCCGGCACGGTGCGCTCCCACGCCCTGGCCGCGCTCTCCCTGCTCACCTCGGGCGCGATCCGCGTCGACGTCACCTCCGAGCTGCCGCTGGCCGAGGCCGCGCGGGCCCACGAGGTGCTCCAGGCCGGCGCGAACGTCGGCAAGACGCTGCTCGCGGTCCGCCCCGCCTGA
- a CDS encoding sensor histidine kinase yields the protein MNTSPPTARRATVTTDPLPPPRFAFETATWKEVGYLLLNLPMVIVGFVYVVTMLSVGLGLAVTVIGLPLLAAGLAGCRLLGKVERARARDLLGVRVEEPTPLPRGRMGFLRWLWAALKDPVGWRHALYFAARLPWGIVTFVITLTSLFVAWPILPFLSRGMTTVDRAMVRGLLQPSDELERRIAELESDRGVVVDTAAADLRRIERDLHDGAQARLVALAMDLGLAKEKLLEDPEAAAKMVGDAHGEVKIALQELRDLARGIHPAILTDRGLDAALSSVATRCTVPVSVTVDLRARPAEAIEGIAYFTVSELLQNVSKHSRARSASVDVWRADDRLMIQVRDDGQGGADTSGGTGMAGLAERLGSVDGLFVVNSPVGGPTVVTAELPWRDRDFRKTAQPRR from the coding sequence ATGAACACCTCGCCGCCGACCGCCCGCCGCGCCACCGTCACGACCGACCCACTGCCGCCGCCGCGGTTCGCGTTCGAGACCGCGACGTGGAAGGAGGTCGGTTACCTGCTGCTGAACCTGCCGATGGTGATCGTCGGCTTCGTCTACGTGGTGACGATGCTGTCGGTGGGCCTGGGCCTGGCGGTCACCGTCATCGGGCTGCCGCTGCTCGCCGCCGGCCTGGCGGGCTGCCGGCTGCTCGGCAAGGTCGAGCGGGCCAGGGCCCGGGATCTGCTGGGCGTGCGCGTGGAGGAGCCGACGCCGCTGCCGCGCGGCCGGATGGGCTTCCTGCGCTGGCTGTGGGCGGCGCTGAAGGACCCGGTGGGGTGGCGGCACGCGCTGTACTTCGCGGCCCGCCTGCCGTGGGGCATCGTGACCTTCGTGATCACGCTGACCTCGCTGTTCGTGGCGTGGCCGATCCTGCCGTTCCTGTCCCGGGGCATGACGACGGTGGACCGGGCGATGGTCCGCGGCCTGTTGCAGCCCTCGGACGAACTGGAGCGGCGGATCGCCGAGCTGGAGTCGGACCGCGGCGTCGTGGTGGACACGGCGGCGGCCGACCTGCGGCGGATCGAGCGCGACCTGCACGACGGCGCCCAGGCCCGCCTGGTCGCCCTCGCGATGGACCTCGGCCTGGCCAAGGAAAAGCTGCTGGAGGACCCGGAGGCCGCGGCGAAGATGGTGGGCGACGCGCACGGCGAGGTGAAGATCGCCCTGCAGGAGCTGCGCGACCTCGCCCGCGGCATCCACCCGGCGATCCTCACCGACCGCGGCCTGGACGCGGCGCTGTCGTCGGTGGCCACGCGCTGCACCGTGCCGGTCTCGGTCACCGTCGACCTGCGGGCGCGGCCGGCCGAGGCGATCGAGGGCATCGCCTACTTCACCGTCTCCGAGCTGCTGCAGAACGTCTCCAAGCACAGCAGGGCGCGCAGCGCCTCGGTGGACGTGTGGCGCGCCGACGACCGGCTGATGATCCAGGTGCGGGACGACGGGCAGGGCGGCGCGGACACCTCGGGCGGCACCGGCATGGCCGGCCTCGCCGAGCGGCTGGGCTCGGTGGACGGGCTGTTCGTCGTCAACTCGCCGGTCGGCGGCCCGACCGTGGTGACCGCGGAACTGCCGTGGCGCGACCGGGACTTCCGGAAGACCGCGCAGCCGCGTCGCTGA
- a CDS encoding NADH-quinone oxidoreductase subunit A, translating into MDSHDRFHGYFHGYSVVGLVAVVGVLFVVAAFAGGRLLRPVVPTQEKMLTYECGVDPVGEGWAHTQIRYYVYAYLYVIFAVDAIFLFPWATVFAMPGFGGTTLVEMFVFIGFLAVGLLYAWKKGVLEWA; encoded by the coding sequence GTGGACTCCCACGACCGGTTCCACGGCTACTTCCACGGTTACTCGGTGGTCGGCCTGGTCGCGGTGGTCGGTGTGCTCTTCGTGGTCGCCGCCTTCGCGGGCGGCCGGCTGCTGCGGCCGGTGGTGCCGACGCAGGAGAAGATGCTCACGTACGAGTGCGGCGTCGACCCGGTCGGCGAGGGCTGGGCGCACACCCAGATCCGCTACTACGTCTACGCGTACCTCTACGTGATCTTCGCGGTGGACGCGATCTTCCTCTTCCCGTGGGCCACGGTGTTCGCGATGCCCGGATTCGGCGGCACGACGCTGGTGGAGATGTTCGTCTTCATCGGCTTCCTGGCGGTCGGGCTGCTGTACGCCTGGAAGAAGGGCGTACTCGAATGGGCGTGA